The following proteins are encoded in a genomic region of Prosthecobacter sp. SYSU 5D2:
- a CDS encoding efflux RND transporter permease subunit: protein MLNRLILWSLHHRAMIIGACVLILVMGARTVRELPVEVLPDLTKPTVTILTEAPGLAPEEVEALITQPIESSLMGVAGLTRLRSTSDISLSLVFAEFAWGTDIYRARQFVQERLAGARGTLPPDTQPFLTPVASLMGEILLVGVRSTDGKVPAMEVRSLADWTIRRRLQAIPGIAEVLNMGGGVKQLQIQPDPLKMQAHGVTFEDLERAVRESATNTTGGFLNAGPREIMVRNLAMTVNLEDFSRTVIRHADDRIVTIGDVAQVAWGVEPMRGDASVNGTRGVIMSVTKAPGFDTLTLTRQIEEALAGLQPTLPAGVEAIVLFRQADFIEHAIGNLQEAIRDGAIMVTIVIFLFLLNVRTTFITLMAMPLSFAITILVFQMLGISVNSMTLGGLAVAIGMVVDDAIVDVENVWRRLRQAGAGPPVLKGQPDPVRQQAHQLTIIANASGEVRNSILYATVLIILVFLPLLGLTGVEGRLFGPIAIATILSMLASFVVSLSVIPVLCSLLLKPKVGQEHHEGRFTAAFKWLLKNTILRLSLSQPFLIIGLTFMLLLAAAMLYPRMGQDFLPAFEEETALVSMTAAPGSSLEETNRMADVVESLIMQVPEVRQVGRRLGRAERGDHVVPISSAEMDVDFNATSGRSRAEILADIRDRIRTVPGTFSVLTGPLADRIGHMLSGVSAPVAIKIFGPDLETLRALGTQVQTLARTIPGFEDAKLDQQSFIPQLRIEADRDRAAAYGITPGRLNEVLSTLVGGQNVAELRDGQRTIGLAIRLPENLRDSAEKIASLPIETTRGPRIPLRLVAQVREAKGPNAIQREGSQRRFVVSIKPSARDVGTLVAQLQNKVAEKVTLPEGFFISYEGEFQAQQEATQRILILFAIVLLVILLLLWGYFRSLMLACQVLLNLPLALMGSLALTWLLVGNISIATLVGFIAVGGVAARNGIMMLSHYLHLMKHEGENFSRAMIERGTLERLVPVTMTALSAGIALIPLVLAAGEPGKEILHPVAVCIVGGLISSTLLDFAVTPAVFSVFGRRAAEKALRLAAPAAH, encoded by the coding sequence ATGCTGAACCGCCTCATCCTCTGGTCCCTGCACCACCGCGCCATGATTATCGGCGCGTGCGTCCTCATTCTGGTCATGGGTGCCCGCACCGTCCGCGAGCTGCCAGTCGAGGTCCTTCCAGACCTCACCAAACCCACCGTCACCATCCTCACGGAGGCCCCAGGCCTCGCACCAGAGGAGGTGGAGGCACTCATCACCCAGCCCATCGAAAGCTCCCTCATGGGTGTCGCCGGCCTCACCCGGCTTCGCTCCACATCGGACATCTCCCTGTCGCTGGTGTTTGCGGAATTCGCCTGGGGCACGGACATCTACCGCGCACGCCAGTTTGTTCAAGAGCGCCTGGCCGGAGCCCGTGGCACCCTGCCACCGGACACCCAGCCCTTCCTCACGCCCGTGGCTTCTTTGATGGGTGAAATCCTCCTCGTCGGCGTCCGCAGCACTGATGGAAAAGTCCCCGCCATGGAAGTCCGCAGCCTGGCCGACTGGACCATCCGCCGCCGTCTTCAGGCCATCCCCGGCATCGCCGAAGTGCTCAACATGGGCGGCGGTGTGAAGCAGCTTCAAATTCAGCCCGACCCTCTGAAAATGCAGGCCCACGGCGTTACCTTTGAAGACCTTGAGCGTGCCGTGCGTGAGTCCGCCACCAACACCACCGGCGGTTTCCTCAATGCCGGCCCACGCGAGATCATGGTCCGAAACCTCGCCATGACCGTCAATCTGGAGGACTTCTCGCGAACCGTCATCCGTCACGCCGATGACCGCATCGTCACCATTGGCGATGTCGCCCAGGTCGCCTGGGGCGTCGAGCCCATGCGTGGAGATGCCAGTGTCAATGGCACCCGGGGCGTCATCATGAGCGTCACCAAAGCCCCCGGTTTTGACACCCTCACGCTCACCCGCCAGATCGAAGAAGCCCTCGCCGGCCTCCAGCCCACCCTGCCTGCCGGTGTCGAAGCCATCGTACTTTTCCGCCAGGCGGATTTCATCGAGCACGCCATTGGCAACCTCCAGGAGGCCATTCGCGATGGGGCCATCATGGTCACCATCGTCATCTTTCTTTTCCTGCTGAATGTGCGCACCACCTTCATCACCCTCATGGCCATGCCATTGTCTTTTGCCATCACCATTCTGGTCTTCCAGATGCTCGGCATCAGTGTCAATAGCATGACCCTCGGCGGCCTCGCCGTGGCCATCGGCATGGTGGTGGATGATGCCATCGTGGATGTCGAAAACGTCTGGCGCCGGCTGCGTCAGGCCGGTGCCGGACCGCCGGTTTTAAAAGGCCAGCCAGATCCCGTCAGGCAGCAGGCCCATCAGCTCACCATCATTGCCAATGCCTCCGGCGAAGTTCGAAATTCCATCCTCTACGCCACCGTCCTCATCATCCTGGTTTTCCTTCCCTTGTTAGGCCTCACCGGGGTTGAGGGCCGCCTCTTCGGTCCCATCGCCATCGCCACCATCCTGTCCATGCTGGCCTCGTTCGTGGTATCACTATCGGTTATACCGGTGCTCTGCTCGCTGCTGTTAAAGCCGAAAGTCGGCCAGGAGCATCACGAAGGCCGCTTCACCGCCGCCTTCAAATGGCTGCTGAAAAACACCATCCTCCGCCTCAGCCTCAGCCAGCCTTTCCTCATCATCGGCCTCACCTTCATGCTGCTGCTCGCCGCCGCCATGCTGTATCCCCGCATGGGCCAGGATTTCCTCCCCGCCTTCGAAGAGGAGACCGCCCTCGTCTCCATGACCGCCGCCCCCGGCTCCTCCCTGGAAGAAACCAATCGCATGGCCGATGTCGTGGAATCTCTCATCATGCAGGTGCCTGAGGTCCGGCAGGTCGGTCGCCGCCTGGGCCGCGCCGAGCGTGGCGACCACGTGGTCCCCATCAGCTCCGCCGAGATGGATGTGGACTTCAATGCCACCTCCGGCCGCAGCCGCGCAGAAATCCTCGCCGACATTCGCGACCGCATCCGTACCGTGCCCGGTACCTTCAGTGTCCTTACCGGTCCCCTCGCCGACCGCATCGGCCACATGCTCAGCGGCGTCTCCGCCCCCGTCGCCATCAAGATCTTCGGCCCGGATCTGGAAACCCTGCGCGCCCTCGGCACCCAGGTACAAACTCTTGCCCGGACCATCCCCGGATTTGAAGACGCCAAGCTCGACCAGCAGTCCTTCATCCCCCAGCTCCGCATCGAGGCAGATCGCGACCGCGCCGCCGCTTATGGCATCACTCCCGGCCGCCTCAACGAAGTCCTCTCCACCCTCGTCGGTGGCCAAAATGTGGCCGAGCTTCGCGATGGCCAGCGCACCATCGGCCTTGCCATCCGCCTGCCGGAAAACCTGCGCGATTCCGCCGAAAAAATCGCCAGCCTGCCCATCGAGACCACTCGCGGCCCCCGCATTCCCCTCCGCCTCGTCGCCCAGGTGCGCGAGGCCAAAGGCCCCAATGCCATCCAGCGGGAGGGCAGCCAGCGCCGCTTTGTCGTCAGCATCAAGCCCAGCGCCCGCGATGTCGGCACCCTCGTTGCCCAGCTTCAAAATAAGGTCGCTGAAAAAGTCACCCTGCCGGAGGGATTTTTCATCAGTTATGAGGGCGAGTTCCAGGCCCAGCAGGAGGCCACCCAGCGCATCCTCATCCTCTTCGCTATCGTCCTTCTCGTCATTCTCCTGCTGCTGTGGGGATACTTCCGCAGCCTCATGCTCGCCTGCCAGGTCTTGTTAAACCTCCCCCTCGCCCTCATGGGCAGCCTCGCCCTCACTTGGCTGCTGGTGGGGAATATCAGCATCGCCACCCTCGTCGGATTCATCGCCGTCGGCGGCGTCGCCGCGCGCAATGGCATCATGATGCTCAGCCATTACCTCCACCTCATGAAGCACGAGGGCGAAAACTTCAGCCGCGCCATGATCGAGCGCGGCACCCTGGAGCGCCTCGTCCCCGTCACCATGACCGCCCTCAGCGCCGGCATCGCCCTCATTCCCCTCGTCCTCGCCGCTGGCGAGCCAGGAAAAGAGATCCTCCACCCCGTCGCCGTCTGCATCGTCGGCGGCCTCATTAGCAGCACATTATTGGATTTTGCTGTCACTCCCGCCGTATTCTCCGTCTTCGGACGGCGCGCAGCGGAAAAAGCTTTGCGCCTGGCAGCCCCAGCCGCTCATTAA
- a CDS encoding NADPH-dependent assimilatory sulfite reductase hemoprotein subunit has product MSEKQLSANEGIKTRSNYLRGTIAEGLADLSTGSLSEDDQQLIKFHGSYQQDDRDLRPDRRKHRLEKAFSFMLRIRVPGGVATSEQWLQTDHLADTYANGTIKLTTRQAFQLHGIIKTNLKRTIKEINDAAMDTIAACGDVNRNVMCNPNPYLSSVHADVLQAAKDISAHLTPATRAYHEIWLDGEKVQSSEEEQEPIYGKTYLPRKFKITIAVPPSNDVDIFANCLSFIAIVEDGKLVGYNVAVGGGMGSTHGNEATYPRIADVIGYCTKEQVVDVAEKVVLVQRDFGDRTDRKHSRFKYTVDDYGPEWILNKLNEYLGYNLEPARPYKFADNGDRFGWVEDETGDSHYTLFVEGGRVLDTEGYPMRTGLREIAKIHDGDFRLTANQNLMIAKVSPAKRSQIEALLEKYGMAKSHEQSALRLATIACVALPTCALALAEAERFLPTIVTQLEEKLEEVGLRHDSITMRMTGCPNGCGRPFISEIGFVGFGPDRYNVYLGGGHAGQRLSKLFRKDVPSKDIKPLLDPILEHYAKERQDGEHFGDFVIRAGYVAATVQGPDFHKNIKPEALALQS; this is encoded by the coding sequence ATGAGCGAAAAGCAACTCTCTGCCAATGAAGGCATCAAGACCCGGTCGAATTACCTGCGCGGCACCATCGCCGAAGGTCTCGCCGATCTTTCCACCGGCTCCCTGTCCGAAGACGACCAGCAGTTGATCAAATTCCACGGCAGCTACCAGCAGGACGACCGCGACCTCCGTCCGGACCGCCGCAAGCACCGCCTGGAAAAGGCCTTCTCCTTCATGCTGCGCATCCGCGTTCCTGGTGGCGTCGCCACCTCGGAGCAATGGCTGCAGACGGACCACCTGGCGGATACCTACGCCAACGGCACCATCAAGCTGACCACCCGCCAGGCCTTCCAGCTTCACGGCATCATCAAGACCAACCTCAAGCGCACGATCAAGGAGATCAATGACGCCGCCATGGACACCATCGCCGCCTGCGGTGACGTGAACCGCAACGTCATGTGCAATCCGAACCCTTACCTGTCCAGCGTGCACGCCGATGTGCTCCAGGCCGCCAAGGACATCTCCGCCCACCTGACTCCGGCCACCCGTGCCTATCACGAAATCTGGCTGGATGGTGAAAAGGTGCAGTCCAGCGAGGAGGAGCAGGAGCCCATCTACGGCAAGACCTACCTGCCGCGTAAGTTCAAGATCACCATCGCCGTGCCACCGAGCAACGACGTGGATATCTTCGCCAACTGCCTTTCCTTCATCGCCATTGTCGAGGACGGCAAGCTGGTGGGCTATAACGTCGCCGTGGGCGGTGGCATGGGCTCCACCCACGGCAATGAAGCCACCTATCCCCGCATCGCCGATGTCATCGGTTATTGCACCAAGGAGCAGGTCGTGGACGTGGCCGAAAAGGTCGTGCTCGTGCAGCGTGACTTCGGCGACCGCACCGACCGCAAGCATTCCCGCTTCAAATACACCGTGGATGACTACGGCCCGGAATGGATCCTCAACAAGCTCAACGAATACCTCGGGTATAACCTTGAGCCTGCCCGCCCGTATAAGTTCGCCGATAACGGCGACCGCTTCGGCTGGGTGGAAGATGAGACCGGGGATTCCCACTATACCCTCTTTGTCGAAGGCGGCCGCGTCCTCGATACCGAAGGATACCCCATGCGCACCGGCCTGCGTGAGATCGCCAAGATCCATGACGGTGACTTCCGCCTCACTGCGAACCAGAACCTCATGATCGCCAAGGTCTCCCCGGCCAAGCGTTCCCAGATCGAGGCCCTCCTGGAGAAGTATGGCATGGCCAAAAGCCATGAACAAAGCGCCCTGCGCTTGGCCACCATCGCCTGCGTCGCCCTGCCGACCTGCGCCCTGGCCCTGGCCGAAGCCGAGCGTTTCCTGCCCACTATCGTCACCCAGCTTGAAGAGAAGCTCGAGGAAGTCGGCCTGCGTCACGATTCCATCACCATGCGCATGACCGGCTGCCCTAACGGCTGTGGCCGACCCTTCATCTCCGAGATCGGCTTCGTCGGCTTCGGCCCGGACCGCTACAACGTCTATCTCGGCGGCGGCCACGCTGGCCAGCGCCTGAGCAAGCTCTTCCGCAAGGACGTGCCTTCCAAAGACATCAAGCCTCTCCTGGATCCTATCCTCGAGCATTATGCCAAGGAGCGTCAGGATGGAGAGCACTTCGGTGACTTCGTCATCCGCGCCGGTTACGTCGCCGCCACCGTCCAGGGCCCCGATTTCCACAAGAACATCAAGCCCGAAGCACTGGCGCTGCAAAGCTAG
- a CDS encoding flavodoxin domain-containing protein, protein MLPEHSPFSPDLRRALDGLIASFSPAQRFWLAGYLSAGDAAPAVVVPAAAALKLTILYGSESGNSEKLADLSAKEAKKRGFAPTVKNMADIQPADLAKVENLLVIISTWGDGEPPETATAFYKAFMTETLSLPKLRFSVCSLGDTSYEKFCQMGKDFDARLESFGAQRIHPRVDCDLQYEKPHRAWLDGALTAFGPAVAAVAPAPVFTGFALPVATEYDKANPFAAELKERVLLNGKGTAKETWHYELSLEGSGLTYEPGDSLGVIPINAPDVVEDLMKAAKLTGSETVQVPDVGPKALNYALQENLDITALSRPVLAKLQEVTKSKKLATLLAEPAKEKLKDYLHGRWIVDALEDFAPKGLSPEALISILRPLPPRLYSIASSPLAHPDEVHLTIASVRYETFGRHRKGVTSTYLADLVKAGDKVPVYTNQNKNFRLPESGDTPIIMVGPGTGVAPFRAFVEHRAALEQKGKSWLFFGDQRYMFDFLYQTEWQDHLASKTLTKLDVAFSRDQPEKIYVQQRMLERAKELYAWLEEGAHFYVCGDATRMAHDVNEALLTVVEKQGGKSREAAESYIEDLKKARRYQRDVY, encoded by the coding sequence ATGCTTCCTGAGCACTCCCCCTTTTCACCTGACCTCCGCCGGGCCCTGGATGGCCTCATCGCGAGTTTCTCACCTGCCCAGCGCTTCTGGCTCGCCGGTTATCTGTCCGCAGGGGACGCAGCGCCCGCCGTCGTCGTCCCAGCGGCTGCCGCCTTGAAGCTCACCATCCTTTACGGGTCCGAGTCCGGGAATTCGGAAAAGCTGGCCGACCTCTCCGCGAAGGAAGCCAAGAAGCGCGGCTTCGCCCCGACCGTCAAAAACATGGCGGACATCCAGCCTGCGGATCTCGCCAAGGTGGAAAACCTCCTGGTCATCATCAGCACCTGGGGCGACGGCGAGCCACCAGAAACCGCCACCGCTTTCTACAAGGCCTTCATGACCGAAACGCTCAGCCTGCCCAAGCTGCGTTTCTCCGTCTGCTCCCTCGGCGACACCTCGTATGAAAAGTTTTGCCAGATGGGCAAGGACTTCGATGCCCGCCTGGAATCCTTCGGGGCCCAGCGCATTCACCCCCGTGTGGACTGCGACCTGCAGTATGAAAAACCCCACCGTGCCTGGCTGGACGGAGCATTGACTGCCTTTGGCCCCGCCGTGGCAGCCGTCGCCCCCGCCCCGGTCTTCACCGGTTTTGCCCTTCCAGTCGCCACCGAATATGACAAGGCCAATCCCTTCGCTGCCGAGCTGAAGGAGCGCGTGCTGCTGAATGGCAAAGGCACCGCCAAGGAAACCTGGCACTACGAACTCTCCCTGGAAGGCTCCGGCCTCACCTATGAGCCGGGCGATTCCCTCGGCGTCATCCCCATCAATGCCCCGGATGTGGTCGAAGACCTCATGAAGGCTGCCAAGCTGACCGGCTCTGAAACCGTGCAGGTGCCCGATGTCGGCCCCAAGGCGCTTAACTATGCCCTCCAGGAAAACCTGGACATCACCGCGCTTTCCCGCCCGGTGCTGGCCAAGCTCCAGGAAGTCACCAAATCCAAAAAACTGGCCACCCTTTTGGCGGAACCCGCCAAGGAAAAGCTCAAGGACTACCTCCATGGCCGCTGGATCGTGGACGCCCTGGAAGACTTCGCCCCCAAGGGCCTGTCCCCGGAAGCCCTCATCTCCATCCTGCGCCCCCTGCCGCCGCGCCTTTATTCCATTGCCTCCAGCCCGCTGGCGCATCCGGATGAAGTCCACCTCACCATCGCCTCCGTGCGGTATGAAACCTTTGGCCGTCACCGCAAAGGCGTCACCTCCACCTACCTGGCCGACCTCGTCAAAGCGGGGGACAAAGTCCCGGTTTATACCAACCAGAACAAAAACTTCCGCCTGCCAGAGTCCGGGGATACCCCCATCATCATGGTCGGCCCAGGCACCGGTGTGGCTCCCTTCCGCGCCTTTGTGGAGCATCGCGCCGCCCTGGAGCAGAAAGGCAAATCCTGGCTCTTCTTTGGCGACCAGCGCTACATGTTCGACTTCCTTTACCAGACGGAATGGCAGGACCATCTGGCCAGCAAAACGCTGACCAAACTGGACGTCGCCTTCTCCCGTGACCAGCCCGAGAAGATCTACGTGCAGCAGCGCATGCTCGAGCGTGCCAAGGAGCTGTATGCCTGGCTGGAGGAAGGTGCCCACTTCTACGTCTGCGGCGATGCCACCCGCATGGCCCACGATGTGAACGAAGCCCTCCTCACCGTGGTCGAAAAACAGGGCGGCAAATCACGCGAAGCCGCCGAGTCCTACATTGAGGACCTCAAAAAAGCCCGCCGCTACCAGCGGGACGTATATTAA
- a CDS encoding nuclease-related domain-containing protein: MDGIINHRLGWFGERAVADQLECLKQKGYEVFHDVPCIGGGGPFNLDHVVVGNGVVVVVETKTHRKPKDTKDGHKVTYNGEMLCWPRRTSTRELEQAERTAEWLRKDLKKHLNVDTKVHPALTFPGWFVTGGPPKAPVLVESYTRLAGFITQRFPRQMTEAETDAVMRHLRKQCSDLDYAALG, from the coding sequence ATGGACGGGATCATTAATCACCGGCTGGGTTGGTTTGGCGAGCGGGCCGTTGCGGATCAATTGGAGTGTCTGAAGCAGAAGGGCTATGAGGTGTTCCACGACGTGCCTTGCATCGGCGGCGGCGGGCCATTTAACCTGGATCACGTCGTCGTTGGTAACGGAGTCGTGGTCGTGGTGGAGACCAAGACCCACCGGAAGCCAAAGGACACCAAGGATGGCCACAAGGTGACCTACAATGGAGAGATGCTCTGCTGGCCTCGGAGAACTAGCACCCGCGAACTGGAACAAGCTGAGCGAACTGCTGAATGGCTGCGCAAGGACCTGAAGAAGCACCTGAATGTGGACACGAAGGTGCACCCGGCTCTGACCTTTCCGGGCTGGTTTGTCACTGGCGGTCCGCCCAAGGCCCCAGTTTTGGTGGAAAGCTACACACGCCTGGCAGGCTTCATCACCCAGCGCTTCCCTCGCCAGATGACAGAAGCAGAGACGGACGCGGTGATGCGGCATCTGCGCAAACAGTGCTCAGACCTTGATTATGCGGCCTTGGGATGA
- the glmM gene encoding phosphoglucosamine mutase, giving the protein MSDKRQFFGTDGVRAVANRHPMTPEFVLRLGQAAAAVLGNRSEGGERPRCIIGRDTRASGEMLEAALIAGLNSAGVDVVLAGMVPTPTVAMLSAQTGASFGVVVSASHNPFQDNGIKFVHGNGRKLNDKTEIAIEQIVLGNTQEAARPEGRNIGRVSRMTDAVERYVAHAVASMGGTRLDGMRVALDNAHGAAAYTSALALEQLGADVQVFHSEPDGFNINEECGCTHSEELERLVRQSQAQAGIAHDGDADRIALCDEEAIALDGDELMAIAAESMLRKGTLKQNTLAVTIMSNYGLDDLVSRRGGRVIRTNVGDRYVLEEMHSRDLNLGGEQSGHIIFGDWATTGDGLIAGLQVLKIMKETGEPLSQLRKCLKKFPQAARNLRVRSKPPITELADAQKIIKETEKKLGDYGRVLLRYSGTESLIRLLIEGRDVEYLEAQADKIASAILAQIG; this is encoded by the coding sequence ATGTCTGATAAGCGTCAATTCTTCGGCACCGACGGCGTCCGCGCGGTGGCCAACCGTCATCCCATGACCCCTGAGTTTGTCCTGCGCCTGGGACAGGCCGCCGCCGCCGTTCTCGGAAACCGGTCCGAAGGAGGCGAGCGCCCGCGCTGCATTATTGGCCGTGACACTCGCGCTTCGGGCGAGATGCTGGAGGCAGCGCTCATCGCTGGCTTGAACTCAGCCGGGGTGGACGTGGTGCTGGCAGGCATGGTCCCCACTCCCACCGTGGCCATGCTGTCGGCACAGACCGGGGCCAGCTTTGGTGTCGTCGTCAGTGCCTCGCACAACCCCTTTCAGGACAACGGCATCAAGTTTGTCCATGGCAATGGCCGCAAGCTCAATGATAAGACCGAGATCGCCATTGAGCAGATCGTGCTTGGCAACACCCAGGAAGCCGCCCGCCCGGAGGGGCGCAACATCGGCCGGGTAAGCCGCATGACCGATGCCGTGGAGCGCTACGTGGCCCACGCCGTGGCCAGCATGGGCGGCACCCGCCTGGATGGCATGCGTGTGGCCCTGGACAATGCCCACGGTGCCGCCGCCTACACCAGCGCCCTCGCCCTGGAGCAGCTCGGTGCGGATGTGCAGGTCTTTCACAGCGAGCCGGACGGATTCAATATCAATGAAGAGTGCGGCTGCACCCACAGCGAAGAATTGGAGCGCCTGGTGCGCCAGTCCCAGGCCCAGGCCGGCATTGCCCATGATGGTGATGCGGACCGCATCGCCCTTTGTGATGAGGAAGCCATTGCGCTTGATGGCGATGAACTGATGGCCATCGCGGCTGAGTCAATGCTGCGCAAGGGCACACTGAAGCAGAACACCCTGGCCGTCACCATCATGAGCAACTACGGTCTGGACGACCTCGTCTCCCGTCGGGGCGGCCGCGTGATCCGCACCAATGTTGGCGACCGCTACGTGCTGGAGGAGATGCATTCACGGGACCTCAACCTGGGTGGCGAGCAGAGCGGTCACATCATCTTTGGCGACTGGGCCACCACCGGCGACGGACTCATCGCCGGTCTGCAGGTGCTCAAAATCATGAAGGAAACTGGCGAGCCGCTGAGCCAGCTCCGCAAGTGCCTGAAGAAGTTCCCCCAGGCCGCCCGTAACCTCCGCGTGCGTTCCAAGCCACCCATCACCGAGCTGGCAGATGCCCAGAAGATCATCAAGGAGACCGAGAAGAAGCTCGGCGATTATGGCCGCGTGCTATTGCGCTACTCCGGCACCGAATCCCTGATCCGCCTGCTCATCGAAGGCCGCGATGTCGAATACCTGGAAGCCCAGGCCGACAAGATTGCCTCGGCAATCCTGGCCCAGATCGGTTAG
- a CDS encoding efflux RND transporter periplasmic adaptor subunit: protein MSRFLYLSFIAWALSVPLLAADSNRVILDEISVKNLRLETVETEETDFEETIFALGHLEILPGRRAIVSSRIPGRAFSVLALPDQQVEEGDELAWVESRQPGDPPPTIMLPAPMAGLVSKVDITQGQPITPDQALIEIVDLETVEAAAQVPEHLAGRLEKGQTARIRLPAFPDQVFEAKLAHIGAYADEENGTVEAAFHLPNEDLLLRPGMRAEFSIVLSRRENVSVIPRAALQGDGINRFVFVKDFELPNAFVKAPVVIGQTNDVFVEILSGLLPGDEVVTQGAYALAFAGGGTTSLKEALDAAHGHEHNEDGTEKAASAEDSHDHDHGHEDSSWNQLTLLFAASTALLLMLLVIVSWKRNSAIA, encoded by the coding sequence ATGTCTCGCTTCTTATATCTCTCATTCATCGCTTGGGCCCTGTCGGTCCCATTGCTCGCCGCAGACAGTAACCGCGTCATTCTGGATGAAATCAGCGTCAAAAACCTGCGCCTGGAAACGGTCGAAACCGAGGAGACCGATTTCGAAGAAACCATCTTTGCGTTAGGCCATCTCGAGATCCTCCCCGGCCGCCGCGCCATCGTCAGCAGCCGCATCCCCGGGCGCGCCTTCAGCGTTCTTGCCCTGCCTGACCAGCAGGTGGAGGAAGGCGACGAACTCGCCTGGGTGGAAAGCCGCCAGCCAGGCGACCCCCCGCCCACCATCATGCTCCCCGCCCCCATGGCCGGCCTGGTTTCAAAGGTGGACATCACCCAAGGCCAGCCCATCACCCCCGACCAGGCCCTCATCGAAATCGTGGATTTGGAAACGGTCGAGGCCGCCGCGCAAGTCCCTGAGCATCTCGCCGGTCGTTTGGAAAAAGGCCAGACCGCCCGCATCCGCCTGCCCGCTTTTCCTGACCAGGTCTTCGAGGCCAAGCTCGCCCACATCGGCGCTTATGCCGATGAAGAAAACGGCACCGTCGAAGCCGCCTTCCACCTCCCCAATGAAGACCTTCTCTTGCGTCCCGGCATGCGCGCCGAGTTCTCCATCGTCCTCAGCCGCCGGGAAAACGTCTCCGTCATTCCCCGGGCCGCTCTTCAGGGCGATGGCATCAACCGCTTCGTCTTCGTTAAAGACTTCGAGCTTCCCAATGCCTTCGTCAAAGCCCCCGTCGTCATTGGCCAAACCAACGATGTGTTCGTGGAAATCCTCAGTGGTCTTCTCCCGGGCGATGAAGTCGTCACCCAGGGCGCCTATGCCCTCGCCTTCGCCGGAGGCGGCACCACCAGCCTCAAAGAAGCCCTCGACGCCGCCCACGGCCACGAGCACAACGAAGACGGCACCGAAAAAGCCGCATCCGCCGAAGACTCACACGATCACGACCATGGCCACGAGGACTCCTCCTGGAACCAGCTGACCCTCCTCTTCGCCGCCAGCACCGCCCTTTTGCTGATGCTGCTCGTCATTGTGTCGTGGAAGCGGAATTCAGCCATCGCCTAA
- a CDS encoding DUF3147 family protein, which yields MTYYLIKLFLSAGMIVTITEIAKRNNAAASIIHSLPITSVLAFIWLYMETKDSALIGRHAYGTFWYVLPTLPMFILMPWLIKKLGGFWPGFGAGIVLTVALYLLTMRLLKVAGVNL from the coding sequence ATGACCTACTACCTCATCAAGCTCTTCCTCAGCGCCGGTATGATCGTCACCATCACGGAGATCGCCAAGCGCAACAACGCCGCCGCCAGCATCATCCACTCCCTGCCCATCACCTCCGTCCTCGCCTTCATCTGGCTGTATATGGAGACGAAGGATTCCGCCCTTATCGGCCGCCACGCCTACGGCACCTTTTGGTATGTGTTGCCAACCCTGCCCATGTTCATCCTCATGCCCTGGCTCATCAAAAAGCTCGGCGGCTTCTGGCCCGGCTTCGGCGCTGGCATCGTCCTCACCGTCGCCCTTTACCTCCTCACCATGCGTCTGCTCAAGGTCGCCGGTGTCAATCTTTGA